One region of Quercus lobata isolate SW786 chromosome 2, ValleyOak3.0 Primary Assembly, whole genome shotgun sequence genomic DNA includes:
- the LOC115975699 gene encoding RNA-binding protein FUS — translation MTSRDKDQITPHHPPLLSSLVVRPSVSDGGADGAGSGRVSDYEPGEVRREPPSYSRSDRYSDDPGYRIRAGSGSPVRHRDVDHRYSPDFNHSGGLPRSRDFGSGRDPGRYRDSSPPYGRGRGGGRPFSRAFDGPGLGPGPFRGEGMSRNNPNVRPRDGDWVCSDPLCGNLNFARREYCNNCNKFRYGPGGSPRRGYPGPPPPHAPPRRFPGPPIECSPGRTMNGYRSPPRGWARDGPREFGAGGLPPPRHEGRFSDHHMRRDRLDYPEDDYRGRNKFDRPMPMDWGHRDRGRDALFNERKGFERRPPSPPPLVPPPPPPPPFAPHRGRWARDARERSRSPIRGGPPAKDYRRDMYMERGRDDRRAVGRERIGDAY, via the exons atgaccTCGAGAGACAAGGACCAAATCACACCGCACCACCCGCCTCTACTTAGCAGCCTCGTTGTCCGCCCTTCCGTCAGCGACGGTGGCGCTGACGGTGCCGGAAGTGGTCGTGTCAGCGATTACGAGCCCGGTGAGGTTCGCCGTGAGCCTCCTTCTTATTCTCGCTCTGATCGTTACTCCGACGACCCTG GATATAGAATTCGTGCAGGTTCTGGTTCTCCTGTACGGCATAGAGATGTGGATCATCGTTACAGTCCTGATTTTAATCATTCTGGTGGTCTGCCACGGAGCCGTGATTTTGGCAGTGGGAGGGATCCTGGTAGATATAGAGACTCTTCACCCCCTTATGGTCGAGGAAGGGGTGGTGGCAGGCCATTTAGTAGAGCTTTTGATGGACCTGGGCTTGGTCCTGGCCCATTCAGAGGTGAAGGTATGAGTAGAAATAATCCAAATGTGCGCCCAAGAGATGGAGATTGGGTTTGCTCAGATCCTTT ATGTGGAAACCTGAATTTTGCAAGGCGGGAGTACTGTAACAACTGCAACAAGTTTCGCTATGGACCTGGGGGAAGTCCTCGGAGAGGCTATCCTGGCCCACCTCCTCCACATGCTCCCCCTAGACGCTTCCCTGGCCCTCCAATTGAATGTTCCCCTGGCAGGACCATGAATGGATATAGGTCTCCTCCTCGTGGCTGGGCTAGGGATGGCCCTAGGGAATTTGGGGCTGGTGGTCTACCACCTCCCAGGCATGAGGGCAGGTTTTCTGATCACCACATGCGTAGAGATCGGCTGGACTATCCAGAAGATGACTACAGGGGGAGGAACAAGTTTGATAGGCCAATGCCAATGGACTGGGGTCATAGGGACCGTGGACGAGATGCTTTATTCAATGAAAGGAAAGGATTTGAGAGGAGGCCACCCTCTCCACCTCCACTagtaccaccaccaccaccaccaccaccatttgCTCCACACCGTGGCCGCTGGGCTCGTGATGCCAGAGAGAGGAGCCGTTCCCCAATAAGGGGTGGCCCACCGGCAAAAGACTATCGACGAGATATGTACATGGAGCGGGGGCGGGATGATCGGCGTGCCGTGGGGCGAGAGAGAATTGGAGATGCATATTAG